One genomic window of Ruficoccus amylovorans includes the following:
- a CDS encoding LptF/LptG family permease: MPILLHRYIFRSVLVATVMAVAMFVFVLVAGNAIKEVLGLLASGRVSWGQFFYIMMILIPRVIPYAFPLGILTGVLLVLGRLSAQGEILAMKAAGISLYRIAAPIFLIAIGGTVFAVAIAFYYAPMADTLYKRTLANIVREDPLRFFQTRTFVKEFPGFVFYFDSRDGPTVHNLRVWVIDESNRMTRYLQSDSGVITFDAETDSIKLTVDAAAAENRSGSDVEDAGGLHTVTFGDSSFSIPLDGLFGSSNQERKLSYLNLNELLGKRQQYLDNTEGLPAEEQASLVNKVQTAIQKKAAMGVAVLSLCAIAIPLGIKASRSETYANLAIALGLALTYFFLLVIVSWLEKKPELRPDLLIWLPNLLYQGLGFYLLNRVNKH, translated from the coding sequence TTGCCCATCCTACTACATCGGTACATTTTCAGATCTGTCCTGGTGGCGACCGTCATGGCCGTCGCCATGTTCGTGTTCGTGCTGGTCGCCGGTAATGCGATCAAGGAAGTCCTCGGGCTTTTGGCCTCGGGTCGGGTGAGCTGGGGGCAGTTCTTCTATATCATGATGATCCTCATCCCCCGGGTCATCCCCTACGCCTTCCCGCTGGGCATTCTCACCGGCGTACTGCTGGTCCTCGGCCGACTCTCGGCCCAGGGCGAAATCCTTGCCATGAAGGCCGCCGGTATCAGCCTGTACCGCATCGCCGCCCCGATCTTCCTTATCGCCATCGGCGGCACGGTTTTCGCCGTGGCCATCGCCTTTTACTACGCCCCCATGGCCGACACCCTCTACAAGCGCACCCTGGCCAACATCGTGCGCGAGGACCCGCTGCGCTTTTTCCAGACCCGTACCTTCGTGAAGGAGTTTCCCGGCTTCGTCTTCTACTTCGACTCGCGCGACGGCCCCACCGTCCACAACCTGCGCGTCTGGGTCATCGACGAAAGCAACCGCATGACCCGCTACCTCCAGAGCGACAGCGGCGTCATCACCTTCGATGCCGAGACCGACTCCATCAAGCTGACCGTTGACGCCGCCGCCGCCGAAAACCGCAGCGGCAGCGATGTCGAGGACGCCGGGGGCCTGCACACCGTCACCTTCGGCGACTCCAGTTTCAGCATCCCGCTGGACGGACTCTTCGGCTCCAGCAACCAGGAGCGCAAGCTCTCCTACCTCAACCTGAACGAGTTGCTGGGCAAGCGCCAGCAGTACCTCGATAACACCGAGGGCCTCCCCGCCGAGGAGCAGGCCTCCCTCGTAAACAAGGTGCAGACCGCTATCCAGAAAAAGGCCGCCATGGGCGTGGCTGTGCTCTCCCTGTGCGCCATCGCCATCCCCCTCGGCATCAAGGCCAGTCGCTCCGAAACCTACGCCAATCTCGCCATCGCCCTCGGCCTTGCCCTGACCTATTTCTTCCTCCTGGTCATCGTCTCCTGGCTGGAAAAAAAGCCCGAATTACGGCCCGACCTCCTGATCTGGCTCCCCAATTTGCTCTATCAGGGACTCGGTTTTTACCTGCTCAACCGCGTCAACAAACACTGA
- the rpsR gene encoding 30S ribosomal protein S18, which produces MSEEKSQSKTPQGLDFNDVDILKRYVTDTGKILPRRITGLTALQQRRITKAIKRARNLLLMK; this is translated from the coding sequence ATGTCTGAAGAGAAATCACAGAGCAAGACACCGCAAGGACTCGACTTCAACGACGTTGATATCCTCAAGCGCTACGTCACCGACACCGGCAAGATCCTTCCGCGCCGCATCACCGGCCTGACGGCCCTCCAGCAGCGCCGCATCACCAAGGCGATCAAGCGCGCGCGCAATCTCTTGTTGATGAAGTAG
- a CDS encoding L-threonylcarbamoyladenylate synthase, translated as MPTASILGESDDHVRMAARLLREGELVALPTETVYGLAGNARLETTVRSIFTVKGRPLIDPLIVHVHDFSQVEELCADVPPIAHQLAEAFWPGPLTLILPKAPQVSDLLTAGHPTVAVRMPAHPLARRILQAADVPLAAPSANPFGYISPTCAEHVQESLGERIGWIVDGGPCQKGIESTIIDVSTPGEIRLLRPGPLTGEQISEALNGLPVTTPAATSSDKPVAPGMLTRHYSPHTPLTLVPNGQLPPAIPPTAPEGSSAWLATARPRADASSPAYTRYWFSETGALEDISQSLFGMLRKLDQAGHSHIYVELPPSDGLGLSLIDRLNRAAAR; from the coding sequence ATGCCGACCGCGAGCATACTCGGCGAATCGGACGATCATGTCCGCATGGCCGCACGCCTCCTGCGAGAAGGCGAACTCGTAGCCCTGCCTACGGAGACCGTTTACGGACTGGCAGGGAATGCCCGGCTCGAAACCACCGTCCGGAGCATTTTCACCGTTAAGGGACGCCCCTTAATCGACCCGCTGATCGTGCATGTGCACGATTTTTCGCAGGTCGAGGAGCTTTGCGCCGACGTCCCGCCGATCGCCCACCAATTGGCGGAGGCATTCTGGCCCGGCCCCCTTACCCTGATCCTTCCAAAGGCCCCGCAGGTCAGCGACCTGCTCACGGCAGGCCATCCGACCGTCGCGGTCCGCATGCCCGCTCACCCGCTGGCCCGACGCATCCTCCAGGCGGCCGATGTCCCCCTGGCCGCGCCCAGCGCCAACCCCTTTGGCTACATCAGCCCCACCTGTGCTGAACACGTGCAGGAATCGCTCGGCGAACGCATCGGCTGGATCGTGGACGGCGGCCCCTGCCAGAAGGGCATCGAATCGACTATCATCGACGTCTCCACCCCCGGTGAAATCCGTCTGCTGCGCCCCGGCCCGCTGACCGGCGAGCAAATTTCGGAGGCCCTGAACGGTTTACCTGTCACCACCCCGGCCGCCACGTCCAGCGACAAACCTGTCGCCCCCGGCATGCTGACGCGCCACTACAGCCCTCATACGCCACTGACCCTCGTCCCCAACGGCCAACTCCCCCCTGCCATCCCCCCGACCGCGCCCGAAGGCTCCAGCGCCTGGCTGGCCACCGCCCGCCCGCGCGCGGACGCGTCCTCCCCCGCCTATACCCGCTACTGGTTCAGTGAAACGGGCGCACTGGAGGATATTTCCCAATCCCTTTTCGGCATGCTGCGCAAGCTCGACCAAGCCGGCCATTCCCATATCTACGTCGAACTTCCCCCCTCCGACGGCCTCGGCCTCTCCCTCATCGACCGCCTCAACCGCGCCGCCGCGCGTTAG
- a CDS encoding GumC family protein, whose amino-acid sequence MSDDKSQSGSGYGGGGYGGYGSGQGYSNYGGGYYGGYSYGGYNYGAGGGGYGGGQQATPQRGIKDYLMILRERIWHFLVTFFIVFVGTLLYTLNTTDIYYSQAQVQLLRDAPNVLGKMDIEENRILGVDDFMTQVGILNTIAMAEAVANRFKDEDRERFMAPFLDEIRFTSREPTLVEKLYENKRVDGIRSTLLIRIGFYHPDPEMAAMAANYYADEYITYNVRLNVESSMRAVEDLRIRADKQRAEVDSIREKLVEYREKANRTSLKPDENIETQEIFQLNQLVTEAKAELDTRESRWQLVQEYVAEGKQLWDLPFISMRQRISNLLAQLSTQEVELSSMRKRYGPKWPALEQAVRGHEQTKQELDAAINSAVQEIRVEYLEGKNAYEQAQKRLAEKEDDIKQLQRLAVGYQSLEQDLEVNVGVLSQIVYRLEQERNNIPLILPNARIVEKALPTPEPAKPNVPMNLALGVFGGIALGLGFVFVIAFLDDRIKSAFDVETAVGLPLIGIVPRIKRLNSLEKARAVAANVDRRVTESFRAIHSALKINEASRNAKVIVSTSTSPSEGKSFVTTNLALTFAIHGEKTLIVDGDLRMPNVGKSLEIDGEQKGIIQYFNNELSLDEAIVSELYPNLDVLMAGGKAKNPTQILNSPRYEEMLHELRSRYDRIIIDSPPIGAVSDVLTILPHADGIIYVIKFNAVKRRTAKANLRRIIESNTPVFGAVLNQISVAVASYYYANYYDKSYQDYYHTDDGEDVQVEGKGKKTKRAPIATPADDDGQV is encoded by the coding sequence ATGAGCGACGACAAATCCCAATCGGGCAGCGGCTACGGTGGTGGCGGATATGGTGGCTATGGCTCCGGCCAGGGGTACTCCAACTACGGCGGTGGTTATTATGGTGGCTACAGCTATGGTGGTTACAACTACGGCGCAGGCGGTGGTGGTTATGGAGGAGGCCAGCAGGCAACGCCGCAGCGGGGGATCAAGGACTACCTGATGATCCTGCGCGAACGCATCTGGCATTTTCTGGTGACGTTCTTCATCGTTTTCGTAGGCACGCTGCTCTACACGCTCAATACCACTGACATTTACTACTCGCAGGCCCAGGTGCAGCTCCTGCGTGACGCACCGAATGTTCTGGGTAAGATGGACATTGAGGAAAACCGCATCCTGGGGGTGGACGACTTCATGACGCAGGTTGGTATTCTCAATACTATCGCTATGGCGGAGGCCGTTGCCAACCGCTTCAAGGATGAGGACCGCGAGCGCTTCATGGCTCCTTTTCTTGACGAGATCCGCTTTACCTCTCGTGAGCCCACTCTGGTGGAGAAGCTCTATGAAAACAAGCGCGTGGACGGCATTCGCTCGACTTTGCTGATCCGGATCGGCTTTTACCACCCGGACCCGGAAATGGCCGCTATGGCCGCTAATTACTACGCTGACGAGTACATCACCTACAATGTGCGCCTGAACGTGGAATCGTCCATGCGCGCGGTGGAAGACCTGCGCATCCGTGCTGATAAGCAGCGGGCCGAGGTGGATTCGATCCGCGAAAAGCTGGTTGAATATCGCGAGAAGGCGAACCGCACATCTCTCAAACCCGATGAAAACATCGAGACCCAGGAAATTTTCCAGCTCAATCAACTGGTGACTGAGGCCAAGGCTGAACTGGACACCCGTGAGAGCCGGTGGCAACTGGTTCAGGAGTATGTGGCCGAAGGAAAACAGCTTTGGGATTTGCCTTTCATCTCGATGCGCCAGCGCATTTCAAATCTGCTTGCGCAGCTCAGCACACAGGAGGTTGAATTGTCCTCCATGCGCAAGCGCTACGGTCCCAAGTGGCCGGCGTTGGAGCAGGCTGTCCGCGGCCACGAACAGACGAAGCAAGAGCTTGATGCGGCCATCAATTCTGCGGTTCAAGAGATCCGCGTCGAGTACCTGGAAGGCAAAAACGCATACGAGCAGGCCCAGAAACGTCTGGCCGAGAAGGAAGACGATATTAAGCAACTGCAGCGTTTGGCGGTTGGTTACCAGTCGTTGGAGCAGGACCTTGAGGTTAACGTCGGTGTGCTTTCCCAGATCGTCTATCGTCTGGAGCAGGAGCGGAATAATATCCCGCTCATCCTGCCGAATGCCCGTATTGTCGAAAAGGCTCTCCCTACCCCCGAACCGGCCAAGCCGAATGTCCCGATGAATCTGGCCCTCGGGGTCTTCGGTGGGATTGCGCTCGGTCTCGGTTTTGTCTTTGTGATCGCGTTCCTCGATGACCGCATCAAGTCGGCTTTCGACGTTGAAACGGCTGTGGGCCTGCCCTTGATCGGTATTGTTCCTCGCATCAAGCGTCTCAATTCATTGGAAAAGGCGCGCGCGGTGGCGGCCAATGTGGACCGACGGGTGACGGAATCCTTCCGAGCCATCCACTCCGCCCTCAAGATCAACGAGGCCAGCCGAAATGCCAAGGTTATCGTCTCGACCAGTACCTCGCCCAGTGAAGGTAAGTCCTTTGTCACGACCAACCTTGCGTTGACCTTCGCCATTCACGGCGAAAAGACCCTCATCGTAGACGGTGACCTTCGCATGCCGAATGTGGGCAAGTCGCTCGAAATCGATGGCGAGCAGAAGGGGATCATCCAGTACTTCAACAATGAGCTTTCACTCGACGAGGCCATTGTGAGCGAACTTTACCCGAACCTTGACGTGCTCATGGCCGGGGGGAAGGCGAAGAATCCGACGCAGATTCTTAACAGCCCGCGTTACGAGGAAATGCTGCACGAGCTGCGTTCGCGCTACGACCGGATCATTATCGACTCGCCGCCCATCGGTGCTGTCAGTGACGTGCTGACCATCCTGCCGCATGCTGATGGTATCATTTATGTGATCAAATTCAACGCGGTGAAGCGCCGCACGGCCAAGGCTAACCTGCGCCGTATTATCGAGTCGAACACCCCGGTCTTTGGCGCGGTGCTCAACCAGATCAGCGTGGCAGTGGCGAGTTACTACTACGCCAACTACTACGATAAATCATACCAGGATTATTATCACACGGACGATGGCGAGGATGTCCAGGTGGAGGGTAAGGGCAAAAAGACCAAGCGTGCCCCAATTGCCACCCCGGCGGATGACGACGGCCAGGTCTGA
- a CDS encoding polysaccharide biosynthesis/export family protein, whose protein sequence is MSSLLRVTLLLPLVCFLVPFLSAQNEGASGTGGDSSGGGATAPATSPLGATGVSAGVVAGNYVLQPLDVVQVDVFQEPELQVQTRLSADGTVSLPLVGELVIGGMTVDNAQKLVTQAYKGDYLINPHVTILVLQYTERFIYVHGMVNRPGPVPIPPERELTLSEAINSAGGLTRLARRGNIKIRRVNPEGKTEVITVDFDDILESPEVSDIKLKNGDHVIVAERII, encoded by the coding sequence ATGAGCTCTCTATTGCGCGTCACACTGTTGCTGCCGCTCGTCTGTTTCCTCGTCCCATTTCTCTCCGCTCAAAATGAAGGTGCTTCCGGCACAGGGGGAGATTCTTCCGGTGGGGGCGCGACTGCACCAGCTACTAGCCCTTTGGGTGCTACCGGTGTATCTGCGGGGGTTGTGGCCGGTAATTACGTTCTTCAGCCTTTGGATGTTGTTCAGGTGGATGTCTTTCAGGAGCCTGAACTTCAGGTTCAGACCCGCCTTTCGGCGGATGGCACGGTTTCCCTGCCCTTGGTTGGGGAGTTGGTCATTGGCGGGATGACGGTTGATAACGCACAGAAGCTCGTTACTCAGGCCTACAAAGGCGATTATCTGATTAATCCCCATGTAACGATCCTTGTTCTCCAGTACACGGAACGCTTCATCTATGTTCATGGCATGGTTAACAGGCCCGGCCCGGTTCCGATCCCGCCGGAGCGGGAATTGACGCTGAGTGAGGCGATCAACAGTGCTGGGGGCCTGACCCGTCTGGCCCGTCGTGGTAATATCAAGATTCGCCGGGTCAATCCGGAGGGGAAAACCGAGGTTATTACCGTCGATTTTGACGATATTCTCGAAAGTCCGGAAGTTTCCGACATCAAGCTGAAAAATGGCGACCACGTCATCGTGGCCGAGCGCATTATTTAA
- a CDS encoding outer membrane beta-barrel protein, whose translation MKKQSTLSALIGVAALLAGGTSAQAAPLVTVADTVDVFFNGLVAGRFQTNVFNSPNTEDDFLFILGPGVEMNVGRNSMANLRVMFREDFYFYNRFDSLNTQRANLYIDGSYANGPLSTEAGFSYVQTQQNTQNTLIPGNLATQANLVKRDLYNAYANGQYDFSQKYWMAGGFAWNRVEYTNNATFGDAYSNYDSYSVPVDFFYRVTPKWSIGPGFRYRYTDTQGTSTQPARHYSDYFFNLALTGEVLPKLNAKLNIGYQLRDGSGVSNDGRFAMDSTFSYNYSEKLTLLLDIGKDFGVGGQGTSIDEIGVGVGARYAITPYVSAQADFDYYNTEYQNQTGAGTNAGREDNTYIAGASVTWTPDPIISLSLGYSYFKNDSNRAGLTYDNNIVNLQAVIRY comes from the coding sequence ATGAAAAAACAATCTACACTCTCAGCCCTAATCGGAGTTGCTGCCCTCCTCGCGGGTGGTACTTCGGCGCAAGCGGCTCCACTCGTAACCGTCGCCGATACGGTTGACGTATTCTTTAACGGCCTGGTTGCCGGACGCTTCCAGACGAATGTTTTTAACTCGCCGAACACAGAGGACGACTTCCTCTTCATCCTCGGCCCCGGCGTTGAGATGAACGTCGGGCGCAACAGCATGGCGAATCTCCGCGTCATGTTCCGCGAAGACTTCTATTTTTATAATCGGTTTGATAGCCTGAATACCCAGCGCGCCAACCTCTATATTGATGGCAGCTACGCGAACGGTCCGCTTTCGACCGAGGCCGGGTTCTCCTACGTTCAGACCCAGCAAAATACCCAGAACACGCTGATTCCGGGTAACCTCGCCACTCAGGCCAACCTCGTTAAGCGCGACCTTTACAACGCTTATGCAAATGGCCAGTATGATTTCTCCCAGAAGTACTGGATGGCTGGCGGCTTTGCCTGGAATCGCGTCGAGTACACCAATAACGCTACTTTTGGAGACGCCTACTCGAACTATGATTCGTACTCTGTACCGGTGGACTTTTTCTATCGTGTGACTCCGAAGTGGAGCATCGGTCCTGGGTTCCGCTACCGCTACACAGATACGCAAGGTACCTCTACACAGCCGGCCCGCCATTACAGCGACTACTTCTTTAATCTGGCGCTCACGGGCGAAGTCCTGCCGAAGCTCAATGCCAAGCTGAACATCGGTTACCAGCTCCGTGACGGTAGCGGTGTCAGCAATGACGGGCGTTTCGCCATGGATTCCACCTTCAGCTATAACTACTCGGAAAAGCTGACCCTCCTTCTCGATATCGGCAAGGACTTCGGTGTCGGCGGTCAGGGTACCTCGATCGACGAGATTGGTGTTGGTGTGGGCGCTCGTTACGCCATCACCCCCTATGTTTCAGCCCAGGCTGACTTCGACTATTACAACACCGAATATCAGAACCAGACTGGTGCCGGTACCAATGCCGGTCGTGAGGACAATACCTATATCGCTGGTGCTTCGGTTACCTGGACTCCGGACCCGATCATCAGCCTGAGCTTGGGTTACTCCTACTTTAAGAATGACTCCAACCGTGCTGGACTCACCTACGACAACAATATTGTCAATCTCCAGGCGGTCATTCGCTACTAA
- a CDS encoding tetratricopeptide repeat protein: MARQSSKASSRNNRKTILLGLALRQRGPSGKWRIRFLWGRIFGILALLVIAGYLAGATAIYFYFKENKGYKGVSFGQVMALPFNMEKFQQQRGDYEIQEAKNYLKENDVRKAYFYLRSGVAHNPTNLEGRTLLSEFALLAKRQPEEAISLMRGGIPYAGNDKDYLKRYIQLLLRYQQDQEVMDVADTILSKNPDAEVQRLLALAAATAHYYRGDFDQAEDYIRQYDLDNDLEGTLLSARISWDRGQQQAAISKLETSIGKYPNDEPVYALLSRFYRDMGAHAKARRYAVLRNINAPLSVTPRIDLLYSLDNTDKPERADREAEAILAQFGDDDKALIALANYATDSGRVDLARRIYETALENDFNIAPFALLLVEAHITGGDYQGAIDFTEELSKEKPEWMERNMGVFNSLRSVAYHGIGNKDYSDMYLEQFLKQGNVRVDTLIAVSRRFTEMGGKEQARKILVKAIHDNSDNQAALSRLIELEIDMGNSAQLGTYLKKLLQMRRPSVELLQKAYRSLGSDRFIFTQDRETLLIELDTIIHPDKQRPS, translated from the coding sequence ATGGCCAGACAATCTTCCAAAGCATCCTCCCGGAATAACCGCAAAACCATCCTGCTTGGACTCGCCCTGCGACAACGTGGCCCCAGCGGCAAATGGCGCATCCGCTTTCTATGGGGGCGGATCTTCGGCATTCTGGCCCTGCTGGTTATTGCGGGATACCTGGCCGGAGCCACCGCCATCTACTTCTATTTCAAGGAAAACAAGGGCTACAAGGGGGTTTCCTTTGGCCAAGTCATGGCCCTGCCCTTCAATATGGAGAAGTTCCAGCAACAGCGCGGGGATTACGAAATCCAGGAGGCCAAAAACTACCTCAAGGAAAACGACGTACGTAAAGCCTACTTCTACCTGCGCTCGGGCGTAGCCCACAACCCGACCAACCTGGAAGGACGCACCCTGCTCTCCGAATTCGCCCTTCTGGCCAAGCGCCAACCCGAGGAGGCCATTAGCCTGATGCGCGGCGGTATCCCCTACGCCGGTAACGACAAGGACTACCTCAAACGCTACATCCAACTGCTCCTGCGCTATCAGCAGGACCAGGAAGTGATGGATGTCGCCGACACCATTTTGAGCAAAAACCCGGATGCGGAAGTCCAGCGCCTGCTCGCTCTGGCTGCCGCTACCGCCCACTACTACCGCGGCGACTTCGACCAGGCCGAGGACTACATCCGCCAGTACGACCTCGACAACGACCTCGAAGGCACCCTGCTCTCCGCCCGCATCAGTTGGGACCGGGGACAGCAACAGGCCGCGATTTCCAAGCTGGAAACCTCCATCGGCAAATATCCCAACGACGAACCGGTTTACGCCCTGCTCAGCCGCTTCTACCGCGACATGGGAGCCCACGCCAAGGCACGTCGCTACGCGGTTTTGCGTAACATCAACGCCCCGTTGAGCGTCACCCCCCGGATCGACCTGCTCTACAGCCTGGATAACACCGACAAGCCCGAACGCGCCGACCGCGAGGCCGAAGCCATCCTCGCCCAGTTCGGGGATGACGACAAGGCCCTCATCGCCCTGGCCAACTACGCCACCGACTCCGGCCGCGTCGATCTGGCCCGCCGCATTTACGAAACCGCCCTGGAAAACGACTTCAACATCGCCCCCTTCGCCCTCCTGCTGGTCGAGGCCCATATCACCGGCGGCGACTACCAGGGCGCCATCGACTTCACCGAGGAGCTCTCCAAGGAAAAGCCCGAGTGGATGGAGCGCAACATGGGCGTGTTTAACAGCCTGCGCTCGGTCGCTTACCACGGCATCGGCAACAAGGACTACAGCGACATGTACCTGGAGCAGTTCCTCAAGCAGGGCAACGTCCGCGTGGATACGCTGATCGCCGTCTCTCGCCGCTTCACCGAAATGGGCGGCAAGGAGCAGGCACGGAAGATTCTGGTCAAGGCCATCCACGACAACTCCGACAATCAGGCCGCCCTCTCCCGCCTGATCGAGCTGGAGATCGACATGGGCAACTCCGCCCAGCTCGGCACTTACCTGAAAAAGCTTCTGCAAATGCGCCGCCCCTCGGTGGAACTCCTCCAAAAGGCCTATCGCAGCCTCGGGAGCGACCGGTTCATCTTCACTCAGGACCGCGAGACCCTGCTCATCGAGCTCGATACGATCATCCACCCCGACAAGCAGCGCCCGAGCTGA
- a CDS encoding CNNM domain-containing protein, which translates to MNLTAIDILLYGVFLLLLLFINAMLVVCEISMVKLRYSLLDDEEMERLRKSRRVALLLDRGGQIAQVLRFGVLLTTVGLGLVLVPTIFFLIGKIEWFSVQPGKILLIFFTFVLTVSLTSIFGFLVPRAIAMAHPKDSLRFSSWFILGFVTLVSPWSRLLRKVAGLILQPFQLKLKEDFNVLDYEVQIRALGEEDITLSPRIRNLLRNALRIRDLEVSDVLLPRNQVKYMDITLPVDENLAMGRESGHTRFPLCEEDLDHCIGLIHIKDIFRRKGQISDLLRIRRHMPAFSQSDPLENAMETMLQQKFHMAVVKDEFGGTLGLITLEGILEVLVGDIQDEFDVNEAAMVRPMGKEAFHVDGLTPLHDLEEALNIDVGDTEVSTFGGWITDELGRMPDAGESFEIDEPPLEVTILEVDEKRILSATVRVRADDEDED; encoded by the coding sequence GTGAACCTGACCGCCATCGATATCCTGTTGTACGGAGTTTTTCTCCTCCTTCTGCTGTTTATTAACGCGATGCTGGTCGTCTGTGAGATCAGCATGGTCAAGCTGCGTTACAGCCTGCTGGACGACGAGGAGATGGAGCGCCTGCGCAAGAGCCGCCGGGTGGCCCTGCTGCTGGATCGTGGCGGCCAGATCGCCCAGGTGCTGCGCTTCGGCGTGCTCCTGACCACGGTCGGGCTCGGGCTGGTGCTGGTGCCGACGATCTTTTTCCTCATCGGGAAGATCGAGTGGTTTTCCGTTCAGCCGGGCAAGATCCTGCTGATCTTTTTCACCTTCGTGCTCACGGTCTCGCTCACGAGCATCTTCGGTTTTCTGGTGCCGCGCGCCATTGCCATGGCCCATCCGAAGGACTCGCTGCGCTTCTCCTCGTGGTTCATCCTTGGGTTTGTCACGCTGGTCTCACCCTGGTCGCGCCTGCTGCGCAAGGTCGCCGGGCTCATTCTCCAGCCCTTCCAGCTCAAGCTGAAGGAAGACTTCAACGTGCTCGATTACGAGGTGCAGATCCGGGCGCTGGGTGAGGAAGACATTACCCTGAGCCCGCGCATCCGCAACCTCCTGCGCAACGCACTGCGCATCCGCGACCTGGAAGTCTCGGACGTGCTGCTGCCGCGCAACCAGGTCAAGTACATGGACATCACGCTCCCGGTGGATGAGAACCTGGCCATGGGCCGCGAGAGCGGTCATACGCGTTTCCCGCTGTGCGAGGAGGATCTCGACCACTGCATCGGGCTGATCCATATCAAGGACATCTTCCGTCGCAAGGGGCAGATCTCGGATCTGCTGCGCATCCGTCGCCATATGCCTGCTTTCAGCCAGTCCGACCCGCTGGAAAATGCCATGGAAACGATGCTCCAGCAGAAATTCCACATGGCCGTGGTCAAGGACGAGTTTGGCGGTACGCTGGGGCTGATTACCCTGGAGGGGATTCTCGAAGTGCTGGTCGGAGACATTCAGGACGAGTTCGATGTCAACGAGGCCGCCATGGTCCGCCCGATGGGCAAGGAGGCCTTCCATGTGGATGGTCTCACGCCCCTGCATGATCTGGAGGAAGCGCTCAACATCGACGTGGGCGACACCGAGGTCTCGACTTTCGGCGGCTGGATTACGGACGAGCTTGGGCGCATGCCCGACGCGGGCGAGAGCTTCGAGATCGACGAGCCCCCGCTCGAAGTCACCATCCTTGAAGTGGACGAAAAGCGTATCCTCTCGGCCACGGTGCGCGTGCGAGCTGACGACGAGGATGAGGATTGA
- the hisC gene encoding histidinol-phosphate transaminase encodes MKYRELVRPGVLSLPVYEPGRPIEDVAREFGLDPSGVLKLASNENALGPSPKAVEAAAQAMRHAHLYPDGGALALRQKLAEVRGLKPEQIFVGTGSNEVMVLLAQAFAGPGDEIIFGEYAFIVYKLAALLFGAKPVSVPMPNLAHDLDAMAGAVTDRTKIIFLPCPNNPTGTLTDPDDLKSFIRQLPPHVIFCFDEAYAEYLENPVDLRPLIDEGHKVFCTRTFSKIYGLASLRVGYGYGDPELIALLNQVRQPFNSTGVGQAAALAALDDHEFVARSRASNAAGLRQLTEGLERLGLECPPSRANFVLMGVADSRTVFELLEAQGIIVRPLHGYGLSQYLRVTVGTAEENQRLLSALEEILAGPQAASVKGALERR; translated from the coding sequence ATGAAATACCGTGAATTGGTCAGGCCGGGAGTGCTCTCCCTGCCGGTTTATGAGCCGGGTCGGCCGATTGAGGACGTGGCACGCGAATTCGGCCTCGACCCCAGCGGCGTGCTCAAGCTCGCCTCCAATGAAAACGCCCTGGGCCCCTCGCCCAAGGCGGTTGAAGCCGCGGCCCAGGCCATGCGGCACGCCCACCTGTATCCGGATGGCGGGGCACTCGCGCTGCGCCAGAAGCTGGCCGAGGTGCGCGGGCTCAAGCCGGAGCAGATCTTTGTCGGCACCGGCTCGAACGAAGTCATGGTGCTGCTGGCGCAGGCGTTCGCGGGCCCCGGCGACGAGATTATTTTCGGTGAGTACGCCTTTATCGTGTACAAGCTGGCGGCGCTGCTTTTCGGGGCGAAACCCGTCTCCGTGCCGATGCCCAACCTGGCGCACGACCTCGACGCCATGGCGGGCGCCGTGACCGACCGCACGAAGATCATCTTCCTGCCCTGCCCGAACAACCCGACCGGCACCCTGACCGACCCGGACGACCTCAAGTCCTTTATCCGGCAACTGCCGCCGCACGTGATTTTCTGCTTCGACGAAGCCTACGCCGAGTACCTGGAAAACCCGGTGGACCTGCGTCCGCTCATCGACGAGGGGCACAAGGTTTTCTGCACCCGGACCTTTTCCAAGATCTACGGCCTGGCCTCGCTGCGCGTGGGCTACGGCTACGGCGACCCCGAGCTGATCGCGCTTCTGAATCAGGTGCGCCAGCCCTTCAACAGCACCGGCGTGGGCCAGGCGGCCGCCTTGGCGGCGCTCGACGACCACGAGTTCGTGGCTCGCTCGCGCGCCTCCAATGCCGCCGGACTGCGGCAACTGACCGAGGGGCTGGAGCGTCTCGGGCTGGAGTGCCCGCCGAGCCGGGCGAACTTCGTGCTCATGGGCGTGGCCGATTCGCGGACCGTCTTTGAGCTGCTGGAGGCGCAGGGGATCATTGTCCGCCCGCTGCACGGCTACGGCCTCTCGCAATACCTGCGGGTAACGGTGGGGACGGCTGAGGAAAACCAACGGCTGCTGTCGGCTCTGGAAGAGATTCTGGCCGGCCCGCAGGCCGCATCCGTGAAAGGGGCGCTCGAGCGACGGTGA